The Candidatus Campbellbacteria bacterium genomic sequence GACGGCAAGCCAACAGATAAGGAAAAGGAGCACTACGCATTCTTTAAAGACAAAAATATTGTTCTCTTTACCCTCGATTCAACAAGCGTTGAAAAACCTGGTTTTTCTCTCCCCGAATCAAAGGCACTTGGAACTATCGACACCATTCTTAAGGACGTGCCCGGACGACTCATCATTGGTACCTTTGCGTCTCAAGTTGAACGTGTCATTCAAATAATCAACATTGCGCAAAAGTATAACAAAATGATTGCTGTTGATGGCCGTTCAATGAAAACAAACCTTGAGATTGTTAAATTGCTCAAGCTTGTTAAATTCGACAACATCATTCCCATTGAAGAAATCGATAAGTACCCTGCAAATAAAATAGTTATTCTTGCAACTGGCGCGCAAGGCGAAGAATATTCTGTCTTTGATCGTATTGCCAACAAAACACACAAATATATTACACTCGCTAAATCGGACACTGTTATTTTCTCCTCATCTGTTATTCCTGGAAACGAACGTTCCATTACAAAATTAAAAGACAGCTTGTACCGACAAGAGGCACACATCATCACATACACCGACTCAGCCGTACACGCATCCGGACATGGAAACCGTGATGAGCTTGGATGGATTCATCAACAGATTAAGTACCGCTATTTTATGCCACTTCACGGGCATCACTTCATGCTCCGTATTCATGCAGAATTGGCAGAAACATTAGGAACACCAAAAGAAAATATCGTAATACCTGACAACGGGTCTATTATTGAAATCAGCGAACAAGGAACAAAAATAAACGTTCGAAAAGAGAAGGCACCATCTGGCTCAATTATGGTTGATGGTTTTTCAATTGGAGAACATCAAAAAGTAGTTATTCGAGACCGACAAACACTCGCAGAAGATGGCATCTTTGTTATTGTTGTCTCTGTAAACCCTCGTACAGGAAAACTACGAAAATCACCTGACATTATTTCGCGTGGTTTTGTGTATCTCAAAGAACAACAAGAACTCATCGCAGGTGCACGTACGCTTGTTACAAAAACAGTTGAAAAAACAACCCACGGCATGCAACCTATTAACTTTGATATCGTTAAAACCGTTGTAACCGATGACGTTCGACGTTTTCTCTTCCAAAAAACAGGAAAATCACCTATAGTTATTCCTGTTGTTATCGGAGTCTAACTACGCATCACTAATGAAACGCACGATACTCTTGAAGAATACATACCTCTTCACCTTTTTTCTTGGCCTTCACGCATTTCTCTTCCTCTATATCAATTCAAGCATTCTTGAACAATTTGTTTCTCAAAAACAAGTTGGAGTATTGTTTGCAATAAGCTCACTTTTTACCATTCCTATTCTTATATTCCTTCCTCACATACTAAAGAAATTCGGTGATGTACGCCTTACACTCGCAACACTCATACTTGAAGGTACTGCTCTTTTTTATTTAGTTAGCAGCACAAACATATATGTCGTTATCATGGCATTTTTTGCACACACTGTTTTGTTGCGCATCCTTCTTCTTGATACTGATGTATTACTTGAAAGCGCTTCGCGCGATGCAGCGACCGGAAAAACTCGTGGTATTTTTCTAACTATCCTCAACTCATCTCTGGTCCTCTCTCCTCTTCTCGTTGGAATACTTTTACAGCAGGGAAATACCTACATGCGCGTTTTTGTCGCTGCCCTATGCGCACTCGTCCCCGCTTTTCTCATACTGGCATTTTCTTTCAAGCATTTTTCAGACCCTCGATACACCCGCATTGCCCTCGTGCCAACCATTAAAAAAATGTGGAACACGCAAGCCTTACGTATTATTTTTATGTTAGATATGGTACTGCGCACCTTTTATGCAACCATGGTGATTTACATGGGTATGTACCTACACACAACGCTATCTCTCCCGTGGAGTAGCATTGGAATCATCTTTACAGTCATGCTTCTTCCCTTTGCACTTCTTGAGTTTCCTCTCGGCTATCTCGCCGACACACGCTTTGGAGAAAAGGAGATGCTTATTGCAGGCCTCATGATAACTGGAATTACAACAGTACTACTTCCATGGATAACAAGCACCAGTGTCATTGTGTGGAGTATCGCCCTTCTTATAACGCGTATTGGTGCAAGCACCATAGAAATAATGACCGAAACATACTTTTTCAAACACGTGCAAGGAAAAGATCTTGAAATGATGAGCTTATACCGCATTGTTGAACCCTGTGCGTATGTCGTAGCCCCTATCGGTGCCTCAATACTGCTATTTTTTATTGATACACAATATCTTTTTCTCGTTCTTGGAGCCATCGTACTCTGCGGGCTCGTTCCCGCGTATGCTCTTCACGATACAAAATAGCAATCATTTTTTAGCAAGGTACTTGATATGCTATACTTTTCACTCTATTAGAAAAACACACTACATATGGAACAACAAACAAAAAACGTCTCTATTTACTCAACACCAACATGCCATTTTTGTCACATGGCAAAAGATTTCTTTACTGAAAAAGGTATTACATTCACAGAATACAACGTTGCTGAAGACATGCAAAAACGTACTGAAATGGTTGATAAAACCGGGCAACTTGGAGTTCCTGTTATTTCTATTGTTACAACAACAATTCCTGAGGGGCAGGAGGGGCACGAGAATCTTATTATTGGTTTTGATGAAGGACGCCTTCGCAAGCTTCTTTCTATTGCATAATCAAGAAACCAAATATTCAATTAAACGTCCGACGTTTTATAAAAAATGGCCCTCATATGAGAGCCATTTTTTATTACTGAGCGGTATCGGTTGCAGTTGAAGTTTGAGTCGTTGGGCCACCTTCTGGATTTTCGAGTACCACAGGACCAACGTTAATAATGATGTCATTTTTTAAATCAAACAAAATAGCCCGTGAGATACTTGGATAGATAAGCAAGATATCACCATTTTTTGCATTTTGAAGAAACGGTACGCCTTGTGTAAGCGAAGCGTCTTCAACAATTCTAATATCTGGTGTTTCATTCGGTATTTTAATATGCTTACCAAGCATTGCAACAATACTTTGCACATCTTTTTCAGACAGCGACGTTGTTTGCACAGTATCAACACCAGGAATCTTTACACCGCTTCCCTTTTTTAAAAAAGAAACACCAATAAGAACAACTATAACAACGACAAGAATGATAAATATTTTTTTTCTCATACACATAATTAACGAACAATAATCTTTTTAACTTTTCTTTGGGGAGATCTCGGATCTTTTCTTCCCACTGGAGACACCACATGTGTCCCGCACACCTCTTTTCGTACACTTTGTTGAACGGGTGTCTCTGCATACTCTGCGTGCACACGTACCTTAGGATTTTGCAAAACACTACCATTCACAATATTATTAGCACCTTTTTGTCGTATACGACATGGTCGATGTGTTAAATACAATCCAACTAAACAACCAATACCTACACCGATGATACTAACAATGCATTGCACGAAAATTTGCACATCAAAAGTACGAAGGAATATTTCTTGCATATGTGTGCAGTATATCAAATAAGATTTTTTTAAAAAGCTGAAGCTGGCAATATTCTCGCAAGTGATTCTATTTTACCAGTAAATACAAGTGTCGGAAGACCAAAAAAACAATTTCGTTTTATATCTATTGCTGCACCACCAGAGTTTCCACGTTCTATTTTTGCTGAAGTGGTGAAGTAGTTTTCATCAAATCCTGAAATAATACCCTCAGTTGCAGTTATCGTTTCTTTTGCCCCAATGGCAGGATACCCAAGAATAAGAACGGCGTCACCAATACGTGGTTTATCAGCACATATCTGAGAAGGTTTCATAGACACGGTATTTTCAGCGATATATCCATATCCAAAATCAACATCTCTTGAGATCACTACATTTGAATCATCAATGACAACATGCGCATCACTACCAGAGGCTGACAATGTGCACCGTATCAACCGAGCGCCATCCATACTAAGAACATGCCCGCTCGTAATAAACCGTGTACCTAATGATGTACTTTCCAATAATGCCGATCCTTTGGAAGTTTCTATATCACCACTATCTGTTTTTCGGAACAAACACTCCGCACGATATACCACTGGACTCCATTGTGTTACCAAACTACTCACGTCAGTTGTTGTAACAATTTTTTCAATCTGTGTTTCTTGCGCATCCAAGTGGCCGGAAAGTGCGCCTAGTTTTTCTTTCAACAGAGCACTTTCTTTTATTTGGTCTTCGTCACGCAATGCACTAGACGTCTTCAGTGCCTCTGTGTCACCAGTAATATCCGACAAATGTTGCTCTAATACAGAAATACGCGCGCGAGTCTGTGCAACCTCTTCTTCAACATGGATACATGAGGTACGAATCTCACGCATGGCCACAAAAAATCCTACAATCAAAACCAGCAAAATACTTACTACAACACCAATCTGTACACCATGTTTTTTTATACTATACAATTTCATATATAAAAAACTACTTAAATACAACAGGGATCTCAAGTGCCATATCATTTTCAGATAACCCCGAAGGATTATCTTTTTTCAAAATCAGAGTACCATTTTTATCATACGCCGGTTTTGAAAACTCTATTGTACCTGTGAATGGCACGAACTCCTCTGTCATCCATTCACTCGTAGTGGCAAATCCCTCAGCAATTATTTTTCCATCCCAATCAACAAGAAGAACTGGAAATGAGCCTTCAAAAAACCATGTTCCCCGGGCACGACCAGAAATAGTGAGTGGCGATGCGATTTCAGTATGTATACGAGGAGATACTACGTATATCATATCTGGGATACTCGCACCAAGCGGATTTTCTATACTCTGATTGAATATATACCATCCGGCAAAAAACGAGAAAAAAAGGAAGCTGCCAACAAGAATACTTTTTTTCATACTATACAATTAAAAAAATAATGCGCGTACAGAATATCCAATAGTTGCAATTCCAATGCTGTGCATGACAAACAAAATAAGAAAAAGTTTTATTGGCGATACCTTGTTAATACCAATTAAAATAAGACCTAACTCATCAGGAAGCGGCGAAGAAATACATACTGCACCAAAAAAAAGTGATGTACGATGGAACAATTTTGTTTTCACTATTTTCTTAAAACCCCCGAAACGAGGCTGCCGTAATAAATTTTTTGTTTCCTCATCAAGGCTCTTGTGAATAACACGCAAAATAACACAATCACCAAGCGCCGCACCGAGTCCACCAATAAGTGCAACCTGCCAAACCGGCGTCACCCGCATAATCTCTCCCAACACGGCAATTGATGGAACTGCGGTAAAAAATGACGTGAAGAAAAAACCAGCAACAAAACTTCCTAAAAGTTGAAAATCACGAAGGTGTACCAAAAGAGTACCCACAACATCTGTTTGTACAATATACACAGCAACACAAACACTCACGACAATTCCAATAATTTTTAATACAATACGCATGACTATTTTCTTACAAAAAGATTTTCGGGTTTTTTATTTGCTCTTACCGCCTCTTTAATGAGGTTTGATGTTGTCGGCATCAACGGATTGAGCATACGACCAATGCGGTATACTCGTACGGCAAGTTCCGCAATAAGTGCCCTCCCTTTTTCTGGATCTGTTTTAATTATCTTAAATGGCTGTGTTTCTTGGATTGACACGTCACACTCAGTAATCTCAGCCCACACCATATCGCACGCGTCATTAAATCGATAGGTATCAAGTAATTCAAAATACGCACTAAAATCTTCCCATTCAGGAACCTGCACAGGAGCATCAAGATACTCTTCCGCCATTTTCATAACACGAGACACAAGATTTCCTAAGCCATTAGAGAGTCCTGCATTGTAGCTTTCAACAAAACGCTCCCGGGTAAAATCAGAATCTTCAAACGGGTGAATGTGGCGTAAAAAGAAATACCGAACAGCGTCTGTACCAAATTCGTCAACAAACGCAATTGGGTCTATTACATTTCCGAGTGATTTGCTTATTTTTTGTCCTCCACTTGTTATAAATCCGTGATACACAACAAGGTCGGTGGGCTTAATGTGTGCCGACATAAGCATTGCCTGCCACATGAGCGACTGAAAACGAACTTGATCCTTCCCCGCCATTTGAACCGTTGTTCCATCAATCCAAAACTTCTGGAAAGTGCCATCCGAATCTTCTGGCCATCCTAATGTTGAAATATAGTTAGTAAGAGCGTCAAACCATACATACATCACGTGTTCATCATCACCAGGAACTGGGACTCCCCACGACATCCGCTCTTTTCGTCGTGATATTGAAAAATCCTCAAGCCCCTCTCCAATCAACCGCTCTGCTTCTATCCGACGAACTGCAGGCACAATAGAATTTTTTGTAAGATACTCTCGAAGTGCGTCAGTATATTTTGAAAAACGAAAAAAATAATTTTCTTCGGATACACGTTCTGGTACTAAATTTGGGTGCAACGGACAACGCCCATCCACGAGATCTCGATCATTGAGATACCTCTCACACCCGACACAGTACAGTCCTTCAAAATTTTTTTTATAGATATCACCCCCCACCTCACAGCGACGCCATAATTCTTGAGCCGCAGATATATGGTGCGGATTGGTTGTTCGTACGAACGCATCAAACGAGAGGTTTAATTTTTCTTTTAGACTTTCAAAACGTTTCGCATAAAAATCAACATACGCCTGAACCTCTTTTCCCTCCTCTTTTGCTTTAGTAAATATTTTCTGCCCGTGCTCATCTGTTCCTGTATTAAAAAACACCTCATCGCCTTGTAACCGTCGTGATCGCGCATATGTATCTGCTTGAACAAACTCGAGAGCGTGCCCTACATGAGGATTGTCATTAACATACGGGAGTGTTGTGGTAATGTATGTTTTTTTCATACTGTGTCAGTATAGCAAAATAAGGTCTTTTTAGCATATACACCACGCCATCTTGACTAGAGAACTGAATCAACACATGATGGAAATAGATGATCTGCCAACAGCTACCCACATGGAGGAATACAATGAGATATTACTTTCGTTGTGCCACGTGTCCGGGGTGTGAGGTGACCAAAGAAGCATTTGACGGAGTACTTTTTGCAGTATATGCACACGAACCAGATGTGTGTGCACGACACCGTAACGAGCTACAGGTTGCGGAAAATGCTGTAGTAGATTTTTCAAGTACCTGCCCCATGTGTTCACGCAACGGAGGCCAGTCAGTGGTTACCATCACCATACAGCCGAAGCAGCTAAACTAAAACACGCGACGTACGGGAATATTCCGCACATCGCGTGTTTTTCATTTTTTAAAATACTTATGCCTCAGTTGTTACACCATCAAACTCTGGACCATCGGCAATAGCCTCTGCTTTTGTGTGACGTTCAACTCCATCCTTATGATGTGCTGGTGCGTAGATAGTATACAGCTTGAGCATATCCGTTGTTGATACGTTAACAACATTGTGTGTTGCTCCTGCCGGAACAATAACCGCATCTCCATCAGAAACACTGTACTCGGTTTCATTGATCACAACCTTTCCTTCACCTTTTTCAAAGCGAAAAAATTGATCATTTTCTTCATGCACCTCAGAACCTATTTCCTCCCCTGGAAGAAGTGACATAAGCACCAATTGACAGTGCTGTGCAGTGTAGAGCACTTTTCGAAAATTTTCATTTTCTAATGTGAGCTTCTCGATATTGTCTTTGTATCCTTTTTTCATATGTATTATTTATTTAAATACGTAACAGTAAATTGTAATGTTGTAGCAAAGCAAACCCATACAAGATACGGGATTTGTGCGTACGTAACCCATCGCATGTGTGGATATATAACCACCATCGCCCAAACAAGAGTGCCCAGAACAAAAAGGACATCAACACCTGCAAGAAGGTTATTTCGTAATCCAAACTGTATTGGGGTAAACGCAAGATTAAAAACTATATTGAGGAGAAATGGAAGAAGTACAAAAAATGAAATACGTCCTTTTGTAAAAAGATAGACCACATATCCAAATGAGAGTGCAATACCAATATACAGTACGCTCCACACAGGACCGAAAAGCCACGATGGCGGTGCCCATGTTGGCTTAATAAGTTCCTGATACCACGTATATGTTGGCATACAAAATTAACGCACAATTATTCTCCACCGAGTGCTTCCTTTACCCTCTTCACTAATTCTTCAATTTTTATGTTTGATTTAATAATGTATTCAAACACCTCTTGATCCATCGCCTTCGCAACACTATCAGTATCACTTAAGTTCGTTAGGATAATAACATGTGCACCAGCACCCCACGTATCTGCGCGCAGTTTCTGTAGCATCATTACACCATCCATAAGTGGCATGACAACATCAAGGAGAATTAGGTCTGGATGTTCTTGTAGTGCTACCTGCAATCCCTCTACACCATTTTTTGCAGGAAGTGTGTGAAATCCTTCACCTGCAAGTTTGTCACACAAAGCATTTCGCAACGGTGTTTCGTCTTCTACAACTAGGATGGTCTTTTTTGTTTCCATATTGGTTTACTAACGGGATTTATTGTACACAGCAACAAACCCATTGTCTAATGTCTCTATGCACTGCGCTGCTAGGGCCCTTTTATGGACTAATCCAACTTCTTTGACCCCTCTTTCTTTTTCATTCCATCTACAGATAATGCCACGTAAAACGTTGAACCTTTTTTCTCCTCTGAGATAAACCACACCTTCCCTCCTGATTCATCAATGATGGATTTGACCATATACAACCCGAGACCTGTTCCTTCAGTTTCAGATTCTCGTGCGTTAGTGGCACGGAAAAGTTTAGAGAAAATCTTATCCTGTTCACCGACAGGAATACCAATACCCGAATCAGTTACAGACACCACCAAACTATCCTCATCAAGAAACCTTTCCCCAAGTGCATCTCCTTTAGAGTGTGTGTCCACAACAATCGTAACTGTTCCTTTTGTGGACGTATACTTCACAGCATTTGATAACAGATTTTGAATAACCATTCTAAATAATTTTTGATCTGCCAAAAAAGGATTTGGAAGAGTGCCAAATGATGTTGAAACACTTAATTTTCGCTTCTTAATTTCAAAGCGCAATTCTCCTAACACACTTTGTATTAATCCAGCTACGTCTGTCGATGTTGGTTCAATAATAAATGTTCCCAAATCAAGACGAGATACATTAAGAAGCGCATTCACCAAATCAACCATGCGCTGATTACCTCGATACACCTCTTCCAAAAACTTTTTCTGTTCTTTTGTAATTTTTCCAGCATCACCTGAAAGCAACATCTCTGTGTACCAATTTATCGCCGAGAGTGGTGTACGAAGCTGATGAGAAGCCAGTGAAACGAATTCGGTTTTTGCTTTATCAATTTCCTTTTCTTTTGTTATATCACGCTCGAGGGCAACAAAATATACTATGTCACCTTGCTTGTTAAAAATTGGAGATATACTAATAACAGCTGTATATATTTCTCCGTTCTTTCTTTTATTTTCTATCTCGCCAATAAATGTCTTCTTCTGGACCTTAATCGTATTCCACAAATGTGCATAATACTCAGGTGGCATTGGTTTTTTCCACAATGTTCCAGCCTTTTTACCAATAGCTTCTTCTGGCGTATATCCTGTAATCTTCTCTAAAATCTTGTTACCATACACAACGGTACCTTCTGCGTCAGCAATAACAATTTGGTCTGATGCATTCTCTACTGCTTGTTTGAATTTTTCTAAATCATTTGCAAGAGCTTCAGATTGCCTCTTCTCTTTCTCAACATCCTCAAGAATATTAAGAATTGCCACTTTTTGATCATTTAAATCTTTTGCCTTTTTTCTTATTTCTTGTGTCTGTTCTTCAACCCTCGCACCCAAGTTTTCATATAAGTCCTTTAAATTCTTTGACATACCATTCAATGTTTTTGCAACATCCATAAGTTCATCATCTGTTTTCAAATCTATTGTTTTTGAAAAATCACCAGAAGAAATACCCTCGGCAAATTCTTTGAACCTCTTTAACGGAGAGAGTGCTGTAGAAAGTAACCAATAATTTATAGCCGTAGAAAGAACTATTCCAAACAACATAAACCCCAAGAGAATTGCCAGAATATGCAACACAGTATTATTCACAATACCTAATCTTATTTCAGTAACGAGATAAAAAGGTGAGTCCTCAATCTTATCAACATGAATAATCTCAGTGTCATTATCTTCTACATCAACCACCCTCATGATTAATGTCGAAGTTCCTGTTCGTAGAGCTTTTTGTACCTCACCATACTGAAGAGGTACGATTTCCGTGTTAAGAAACTTTTTTGATACTTGTAATTCTCTTTTTTCTTCAATAGTCAGAGTTCCCAAACTCTTCAAAAAACGCTCGGGTCTATTTGAGGCAATAACTACACCATACTTATCAACAAGCATGACCGTATTTATTCGTCCGATTTCACTCTCAACAATAGCGGAGTTAATTTCATCACCGGTGATCTTTACAACAAAAATACCGAGCACCTTTCCCTTTTCATCAAAAACAGGATGTGAGAAAAAATATCCAAATCTATTTGTCATTTTTCCAAGGAGAAGATCAACGGAGGGTCTTCCTGCCATACCTTCCGTATAATACACACGGAAACTATAATCTTGTCCAACAAAACTCGGATCAGTTGAAAGGAGCGCTATCCCTTTTGTATTAAGCAAATAAAGCGACAAATACTTAGGGTCTGTAGATGCGTAGTCGGAAAATATCTTTAATACTGCCAACCTCTTTTTTTCATCAGGATTTTGTAAGTATTCTTTTACATACTCCTGGGTGGCAATTGTTTTTACAAAAACTTCATTTTTATCCAATATTTGTCGACTCTCATGAACCTGTTCAGTAATAAGTTTATCGGTTTCTTTCAATTTTTCATTAACAAGCGTGTTTCCGAGATAAAAATAGACCCCAGCCGCTGTTAATATTGATAAAATAACCGCCGATACAAAAATCGAAAAGATAATCTTTGTTTTTAATTTCAATTTTTTAAACATGATGACACAGAATACTGAGAAGCTTTAGTAAGTGTACCATACCTGACGGCGCGTTCTACAATTTATATACGTAATTATTTTTATTTTAATTTTTCAAGTGTTATAAAAATAATTATTCTGCTTCTTGCCACGAAGAAATCGTGAGCGGATTAAATGCACTCGTGGTTATGGTGAGTTTGCGAGTAATGTCACCGACATTACCCCACCATCTTTTTTATAGTTTCAACAATAGTCACAATCGGCGTATCTGCTTTAACAAAAAATCCATTGGCACCAAGTTCACGCGCACGTTGTTCATCTTGTGGTTGACTGAGATTTGTCAACACAATAATTGGAGTTTGTATTTTTTTTTCTTTTATGACACTCAGAACTTGAAACCCGTCCATCTTGGGCATAACCAAATCACACACAATAAGTGCGAACCCACCTCTTTCTAAATCACCCACCGCGTCTTCCCCATTAGCTGCGCAATGCACATCAAAACCATACTTAGTTAGTTTAAGTTCAAGCGCATGAGCCAGTGGCTTTTCGTCCTCAATAATAAGAATTTTTTTCTTTGGATTAACCATATCCGAATTCCTTTAAAGGATATCACGGCATTACTACAATCCTGCTAAACGAATCACTCCATACATAATTCCAATACCCAGAACCGTTGCAAATGTTGTCCATTTTACGGGATGCGCGTGGTGACTTTCTGGAAGCAGGTCACTTGCGCCAATGTATAAAAAGAATCCAGAAAAAAGAGCGAGAAAAAGCGCAAGTGTTGTATCCTGCACCGAGAAAAAAAGTGTCGAGAGCACACCGAGAACGGGAGCACACGCATCAACGAATAACCATCGCAATGCCTGTTTTTTGTCTCCTCCATTTTTTAAAATAAAACCAACAGTATTTATTCCGTCTGAAAAATCGTGTGTTAAGACAGCTGCCGCAACAATCGCACCAACCACAGGTGATACTTGAAATGCCAAACCAATACCAACACCATCAAGAAAACTATGCAATGATAAACTTCCCGCTCCGACCTTTCCCCGCCCCTCATGTGCACAATGCTCGTCATGTCCGTGCACCAAAAATAATCTATCAAGTAATAAATACAGAACAAAACCAACTGCCATAACCGTTGTCATAAAAGAAGCCGAATACACTGCGCTTCCCAGTTCAATTGATTCTGGTATTAAATCAAAAAAAACAATAC encodes the following:
- a CDS encoding cupin domain-containing protein, translating into MKKGYKDNIEKLTLENENFRKVLYTAQHCQLVLMSLLPGEEIGSEVHEENDQFFRFEKGEGKVVINETEYSVSDGDAVIVPAGATHNVVNVSTTDMLKLYTIYAPAHHKDGVERHTKAEAIADGPEFDGVTTEA
- a CDS encoding MFS transporter, yielding MKRTILLKNTYLFTFFLGLHAFLFLYINSSILEQFVSQKQVGVLFAISSLFTIPILIFLPHILKKFGDVRLTLATLILEGTALFYLVSSTNIYVVIMAFFAHTVLLRILLLDTDVLLESASRDAATGKTRGIFLTILNSSLVLSPLLVGILLQQGNTYMRVFVAALCALVPAFLILAFSFKHFSDPRYTRIALVPTIKKMWNTQALRIIFMLDMVLRTFYATMVIYMGMYLHTTLSLPWSSIGIIFTVMLLPFALLEFPLGYLADTRFGEKEMLIAGLMITGITTVLLPWITSTSVIVWSIALLITRIGASTIEIMTETYFFKHVQGKDLEMMSLYRIVEPCAYVVAPIGASILLFFIDTQYLFLVLGAIVLCGLVPAYALHDTK
- a CDS encoding trypsin-like peptidase domain-containing protein produces the protein MKLYSIKKHGVQIGVVVSILLVLIVGFFVAMREIRTSCIHVEEEVAQTRARISVLEQHLSDITGDTEALKTSSALRDEDQIKESALLKEKLGALSGHLDAQETQIEKIVTTTDVSSLVTQWSPVVYRAECLFRKTDSGDIETSKGSALLESTSLGTRFITSGHVLSMDGARLIRCTLSASGSDAHVVIDDSNVVISRDVDFGYGYIAENTVSMKPSQICADKPRIGDAVLILGYPAIGAKETITATEGIISGFDENYFTTSAKIERGNSGGAAIDIKRNCFFGLPTLVFTGKIESLARILPASAF
- a CDS encoding glutaredoxin family protein, with translation MEQQTKNVSIYSTPTCHFCHMAKDFFTEKGITFTEYNVAEDMQKRTEMVDKTGQLGVPVISIVTTTIPEGQEGHENLIIGFDEGRLRKLLSIA
- a CDS encoding response regulator transcription factor — its product is METKKTILVVEDETPLRNALCDKLAGEGFHTLPAKNGVEGLQVALQEHPDLILLDVVMPLMDGVMMLQKLRADTWGAGAHVIILTNLSDTDSVAKAMDQEVFEYIIKSNIKIEELVKRVKEALGGE
- a CDS encoding Gmad2 immunoglobulin-like domain-containing protein: MKKSILVGSFLFFSFFAGWYIFNQSIENPLGASIPDMIYVVSPRIHTEIASPLTISGRARGTWFFEGSFPVLLVDWDGKIIAEGFATTSEWMTEEFVPFTGTIEFSKPAYDKNGTLILKKDNPSGLSENDMALEIPVVFK
- a CDS encoding methionine--tRNA ligase, whose amino-acid sequence is MKKTYITTTLPYVNDNPHVGHALEFVQADTYARSRRLQGDEVFFNTGTDEHGQKIFTKAKEEGKEVQAYVDFYAKRFESLKEKLNLSFDAFVRTTNPHHISAAQELWRRCEVGGDIYKKNFEGLYCVGCERYLNDRDLVDGRCPLHPNLVPERVSEENYFFRFSKYTDALREYLTKNSIVPAVRRIEAERLIGEGLEDFSISRRKERMSWGVPVPGDDEHVMYVWFDALTNYISTLGWPEDSDGTFQKFWIDGTTVQMAGKDQVRFQSLMWQAMLMSAHIKPTDLVVYHGFITSGGQKISKSLGNVIDPIAFVDEFGTDAVRYFFLRHIHPFEDSDFTRERFVESYNAGLSNGLGNLVSRVMKMAEEYLDAPVQVPEWEDFSAYFELLDTYRFNDACDMVWAEITECDVSIQETQPFKIIKTDPEKGRALIAELAVRVYRIGRMLNPLMPTTSNLIKEAVRANKKPENLFVRK
- a CDS encoding PAS domain S-box protein, with amino-acid sequence MFKKLKLKTKIIFSIFVSAVILSILTAAGVYFYLGNTLVNEKLKETDKLITEQVHESRQILDKNEVFVKTIATQEYVKEYLQNPDEKKRLAVLKIFSDYASTDPKYLSLYLLNTKGIALLSTDPSFVGQDYSFRVYYTEGMAGRPSVDLLLGKMTNRFGYFFSHPVFDEKGKVLGIFVVKITGDEINSAIVESEIGRINTVMLVDKYGVVIASNRPERFLKSLGTLTIEEKRELQVSKKFLNTEIVPLQYGEVQKALRTGTSTLIMRVVDVEDNDTEIIHVDKIEDSPFYLVTEIRLGIVNNTVLHILAILLGFMLFGIVLSTAINYWLLSTALSPLKRFKEFAEGISSGDFSKTIDLKTDDELMDVAKTLNGMSKNLKDLYENLGARVEEQTQEIRKKAKDLNDQKVAILNILEDVEKEKRQSEALANDLEKFKQAVENASDQIVIADAEGTVVYGNKILEKITGYTPEEAIGKKAGTLWKKPMPPEYYAHLWNTIKVQKKTFIGEIENKRKNGEIYTAVISISPIFNKQGDIVYFVALERDITKEKEIDKAKTEFVSLASHQLRTPLSAINWYTEMLLSGDAGKITKEQKKFLEEVYRGNQRMVDLVNALLNVSRLDLGTFIIEPTSTDVAGLIQSVLGELRFEIKKRKLSVSTSFGTLPNPFLADQKLFRMVIQNLLSNAVKYTSTKGTVTIVVDTHSKGDALGERFLDEDSLVVSVTDSGIGIPVGEQDKIFSKLFRATNARESETEGTGLGLYMVKSIIDESGGKVWFISEEKKGSTFYVALSVDGMKKKEGSKKLD
- a CDS encoding tryptophan-rich sensory protein codes for the protein MPTYTWYQELIKPTWAPPSWLFGPVWSVLYIGIALSFGYVVYLFTKGRISFFVLLPFLLNIVFNLAFTPIQFGLRNNLLAGVDVLFVLGTLVWAMVVIYPHMRWVTYAQIPYLVWVCFATTLQFTVTYLNK
- a CDS encoding ribonuclease J → MNTTPRVNQQPHSSPHNTQGAPLAHQKHVSSTSRHKHRDGGRGGNGGHRGRKPMQTRMNRQPENLDKKSPLIPPPAPGVLRVVPLGGTEEIGKNMTVLEYGDEIIVIDAGFQFSEAETPGIDYILPDVTYLKERKAKVKALFITHGHYDHIGAIPYIIEDMGNPPIYSREFGSMIIQKRQMEFPDVAPIDMHTIRGTETIKIGQHFSITFFPISHAIPDSMGLLIETPVGTVAFVEDVRVDHIDGKPTDKEKEHYAFFKDKNIVLFTLDSTSVEKPGFSLPESKALGTIDTILKDVPGRLIIGTFASQVERVIQIINIAQKYNKMIAVDGRSMKTNLEIVKLLKLVKFDNIIPIEEIDKYPANKIVILATGAQGEEYSVFDRIANKTHKYITLAKSDTVIFSSSVIPGNERSITKLKDSLYRQEAHIITYTDSAVHASGHGNRDELGWIHQQIKYRYFMPLHGHHFMLRIHAELAETLGTPKENIVIPDNGSIIEISEQGTKINVRKEKAPSGSIMVDGFSIGEHQKVVIRDRQTLAEDGIFVIVVSVNPRTGKLRKSPDIISRGFVYLKEQQELIAGARTLVTKTVEKTTHGMQPINFDIVKTVVTDDVRRFLFQKTGKSPIVIPVVIGV